In Polaribacter sp. L3A8, a genomic segment contains:
- the arsM gene encoding arsenosugar biosynthesis arsenite methyltransferase ArsM yields MSYLETTHNVYKEAALTPDVGLCCTTNPIWELPGLKIPRIMQEMNYGCGSTVHARDLTNNPKMLYVGVGGGMELLQFAYFNRNKGGVIGLDVVDEMLEASRKNFKIAEEQNEWFQSDFVDLRKGDAMDLPVEDNSIDVAAQNCLFNIFKSDDLKKAIAEMYRVLKPHGKLVMSDPTCEQEMNDELRNDERLRALCLSGSLSIADYVKALTDAGFGTIEIRARKPYRILDPKNYPTDELIYIESIEVAAIKDPMPADGPCIFTGKAAIYYGDEDYFDDGLGHTLLKNQPLAICDKTANALKNLGRDDIFFSESTFHYDGGGCC; encoded by the coding sequence ATGAGTTATTTAGAAACTACACACAATGTATATAAAGAAGCAGCATTAACACCAGATGTTGGGCTATGTTGTACAACAAACCCTATTTGGGAATTACCAGGTTTAAAAATTCCAAGAATTATGCAAGAAATGAATTACGGTTGTGGTTCTACTGTGCATGCTCGTGATTTAACCAACAATCCTAAAATGCTATATGTTGGTGTTGGTGGCGGAATGGAATTACTTCAATTTGCCTATTTTAACAGAAATAAAGGTGGCGTTATTGGTTTAGATGTAGTTGATGAAATGTTAGAAGCTTCCAGAAAAAACTTTAAAATTGCAGAAGAACAGAATGAATGGTTTCAATCTGATTTTGTTGATTTACGTAAAGGTGATGCAATGGATTTACCTGTAGAAGATAATTCTATTGATGTGGCGGCACAAAATTGTTTGTTCAATATTTTTAAGTCTGATGATTTGAAAAAAGCGATTGCAGAAATGTACAGAGTTTTAAAACCTCATGGAAAATTGGTAATGAGCGACCCAACTTGTGAGCAAGAAATGAATGACGAATTACGTAATGATGAACGTTTACGTGCCTTGTGTTTAAGTGGAAGTTTATCTATTGCAGATTATGTAAAAGCGTTAACGGATGCAGGTTTTGGAACGATTGAAATTAGAGCTAGAAAACCTTACAGAATTTTAGATCCTAAAAATTATCCAACGGACGAATTAATTTATATAGAATCTATAGAAGTTGCCGCTATTAAAGACCCAATGCCAGCAGACGGACCTTGTATTTTTACAGGAAAAGCTGCTATTTATTATGGTGATGAAGATTATTTTGATGACGGATTGGGGCATACTTTATTAAAAAATCAGCCTTTGGCTATTTGTGATAAAACGGCAAATGCACTTAAAAATTTAGGTAGAGACGATATTTTCTTTTCAGAATCTACGTTTCATTATGATGGCGGAGGATGTTGTTAA
- a CDS encoding metallophosphoesterase family protein, translating into MDQKIADLGKISGKTLLFGGVYSNLQALEALKQIAEKENISPENCFCTGDIVGYCAQPEETVQLFKLWGAKSIVGNVEIQLRENAEDCGCDFREGSRCDGFSQLWYPYAQSKLSENSLDFLKTLPNNIRFEYAKQKVTVVHGSYFNVSEFIFKSTDWAIKQPNFEATNSDVIVAGHCGLPFYHQEKEQLWLNPGVIGMPANNGTPSVWYAILDDSKENFNFTHYTLDYNYKLTSKLMQNGLLPEEYSRTIITGIWDNTEILPPLETGLQGFGIQL; encoded by the coding sequence ATGGATCAAAAAATAGCCGATTTAGGTAAAATATCAGGTAAAACTTTACTTTTTGGTGGAGTTTACAGCAATTTACAAGCTTTAGAAGCTTTAAAACAAATTGCCGAAAAAGAAAATATCAGTCCAGAAAATTGTTTTTGTACTGGAGATATTGTGGGTTACTGTGCACAACCAGAAGAAACCGTACAATTATTTAAATTGTGGGGAGCAAAAAGCATTGTTGGTAATGTAGAAATTCAGTTAAGAGAAAATGCAGAAGACTGCGGTTGCGATTTTAGAGAAGGTTCTCGTTGCGATGGTTTTTCTCAACTTTGGTATCCGTATGCACAAAGTAAATTGTCTGAAAACTCTTTAGATTTTCTAAAAACATTACCAAATAATATCCGTTTTGAATATGCTAAACAAAAAGTAACTGTAGTACATGGTTCTTATTTTAATGTATCAGAATTTATTTTTAAGTCTACAGATTGGGCAATAAAACAACCAAATTTTGAAGCTACAAATAGCGATGTAATTGTTGCAGGCCATTGTGGATTGCCTTTTTATCATCAAGAAAAAGAACAACTTTGGTTAAATCCTGGAGTTATTGGAATGCCTGCAAATAACGGAACTCCATCTGTTTGGTATGCTATTTTAGACGATTCGAAAGAAAACTTTAACTTTACACATTACACGTTAGATTACAATTATAAATTAACTAGTAAATTAATGCAAAACGGTTTACTACCCGAAGAATATTCTAGAACAATTATTACAGGAATTTGGGATAATACAGAGATTTTACCGCCATTAGAAACAGGTTTACAAGGATTCGGAATTCAATTATAA
- a CDS encoding sodium:solute symporter, giving the protein MDVINWQWVLIICSSLTLYFLSPLAKTTDQFFKAVHKKKAPNTLVLTGSLIISWIFAKSITNAANLGLSFGLVGGVAYAGYYLSFAVAGIIIYQLRTKGNFKSIHHFLTTKFGKNAMAIFSVLIAFRLFNEVWSNTMVIGSYFGAQGTSGYYWAIIVFTLLTLSYALKGGLSSSIFTDVIQMVLFSVLLLIILGTIFTTDDFSTAQIVSSGTWSFELGLNLFFAAIIQSFSYPFHDPVLTDRGFISSPKVTRRSFLWASGLGPICIVLFSLIGVYAQTKGMSGQAAVEVGKAFGVVILLVINFIMITSAASTLDSTFSSFSKLIAIDLNIKKTVSFGRITMIIVAVLGTVPVFLNAEILSATTISGTMVIGLTPIFIFWKVKVPRISFYLSVFCGLVFGFFLIFDIFPEAFIFTEGKYASLLWVNIWGILSCIILYFIPTWIKK; this is encoded by the coding sequence ATGGATGTAATTAATTGGCAATGGGTTTTAATAATTTGTTCAAGTCTAACCTTGTACTTTTTATCGCCGCTCGCAAAAACCACAGATCAGTTTTTTAAAGCTGTGCACAAAAAGAAAGCGCCCAATACTTTGGTATTAACGGGTAGCTTAATTATCTCTTGGATTTTTGCGAAAAGCATTACCAACGCAGCAAATTTAGGCTTGTCTTTTGGGTTGGTTGGTGGTGTAGCGTATGCTGGTTATTACCTATCATTTGCCGTTGCAGGTATTATTATTTATCAATTAAGAACCAAAGGAAATTTTAAAAGTATTCATCATTTTTTAACGACCAAGTTTGGTAAAAATGCCATGGCTATCTTTTCTGTATTGATTGCTTTTAGGCTGTTTAATGAAGTTTGGAGTAATACGATGGTTATTGGAAGTTATTTTGGAGCACAAGGAACTAGCGGTTATTATTGGGCAATTATCGTTTTTACTTTATTAACATTATCCTACGCTTTAAAAGGCGGATTGAGTAGTTCTATTTTTACAGACGTCATACAAATGGTATTATTTTCTGTTTTATTGCTCATTATTTTAGGAACAATTTTTACTACGGATGATTTTTCTACAGCACAAATTGTTAGTTCAGGAACTTGGAGTTTCGAGTTAGGATTAAACCTCTTTTTTGCTGCAATTATACAATCTTTTAGTTACCCTTTTCACGATCCTGTTTTAACGGACAGAGGTTTTATTTCATCCCCTAAAGTAACCAGAAGAAGCTTTTTATGGGCAAGTGGTTTAGGTCCAATTTGTATTGTTTTATTCAGTTTAATTGGTGTGTATGCGCAAACAAAAGGAATGTCTGGACAAGCAGCTGTAGAAGTTGGTAAAGCGTTTGGAGTGGTTATTTTATTAGTCATTAACTTTATTATGATTACCTCTGCAGCCTCTACTTTAGATTCTACATTCTCGTCTTTTTCTAAGTTAATCGCTATTGATTTAAATATCAAAAAAACGGTTTCCTTCGGAAGAATTACCATGATAATCGTTGCTGTTTTAGGAACAGTTCCGGTGTTTTTAAATGCTGAAATTTTATCAGCAACTACCATCTCTGGAACCATGGTTATTGGCCTCACTCCTATTTTTATATTTTGGAAAGTAAAAGTGCCAAGAATCAGTTTCTATTTAAGTGTTTTCTGCGGATTAGTTTTCGGTTTTTTTCTCATTTTTGATATTTTTCCGGAAGCATTCATCTTTACAGAAGGAAAATACGCCTCATTATTGTGGGTAAATATTTGGGGAATTTTAAGTTGTATCATTTTATATTTTATACCAACATGGATCAAAAAATAG
- a CDS encoding SusD/RagB family nutrient-binding outer membrane lipoprotein — translation MKKIIYTIAIFVFIATSCTNGFEDLNTNPNAPVAVQPSLLLRQVIYDFGENMSYEGFVAGDLLAQHRTALDFNLFDRHDLKSPQLGGNPWPIFYTNLRDNEIILKQAQETAAFSVYEGPALILKAYMTAGLTDLFGDVPYFEAFNGIDGTVTPKYDLQEDIYLNENGILDNLDKGIAAIKAYTGSIPLEGDILYNGNLDSWIRFANSLKIKYLVRISGKVDVATQLQTVFTEGNYMKNNTENAVFDFTNSEPNSFRLAQLRVGDFNNFVLSETMEEILTDLNDARIETFFRPFSNSTSNEFNGLLNGIDASSTSVALSDYSLAGTIFREDTSTLDANFMTAWETNFLLAEAAEKGFITANAETLYNTGVTQAFEYWNTNLPATYLTVNANYNAVGKSPLEQIITQKWIASLINGYEGWTEYRRTGFPALKTISASLNNDLIPVRMPYPAEAASLNIENYKVAETATNGNSLDVKVWWNE, via the coding sequence ATGAAAAAAATTATATATACAATTGCAATTTTTGTTTTTATAGCTACAAGTTGCACCAATGGTTTTGAAGATTTAAATACCAACCCAAACGCACCTGTTGCTGTGCAACCAAGTTTGTTGTTAAGACAAGTTATTTACGACTTTGGCGAAAACATGAGCTATGAAGGTTTTGTTGCTGGAGATTTATTAGCACAACACAGAACCGCTTTAGATTTTAATTTATTTGACAGACACGATTTAAAAAGTCCACAATTAGGCGGAAATCCTTGGCCAATATTTTATACGAATTTGCGTGATAATGAAATCATCTTAAAGCAAGCTCAAGAAACAGCTGCATTTTCAGTTTATGAAGGTCCTGCATTAATTTTAAAAGCTTATATGACTGCAGGTTTAACAGATTTGTTTGGTGATGTCCCGTATTTTGAAGCCTTTAATGGAATTGATGGAACGGTTACTCCTAAATATGATTTACAAGAAGACATTTATCTAAATGAAAACGGAATTTTAGACAATCTAGACAAAGGAATTGCTGCTATAAAAGCCTATACTGGTTCTATTCCTTTAGAGGGCGATATTTTATATAATGGAAATTTAGACTCTTGGATACGATTTGCAAACTCATTAAAAATTAAATATTTAGTTCGTATTTCTGGTAAAGTTGATGTTGCTACACAATTGCAAACGGTATTTACCGAAGGTAATTACATGAAAAATAATACAGAAAATGCGGTTTTCGATTTCACAAATTCAGAACCAAACAGTTTTAGATTGGCACAATTAAGAGTTGGTGATTTTAATAATTTTGTGCTTTCTGAAACCATGGAAGAAATTCTGACTGATTTAAATGATGCTAGAATTGAAACCTTTTTCAGACCTTTTTCTAATTCGACTTCTAATGAATTTAATGGTTTATTAAACGGAATTGACGCATCATCAACATCAGTTGCTTTGTCTGACTATTCTTTAGCAGGAACCATTTTTAGAGAAGACACTTCTACATTAGATGCTAATTTTATGACTGCTTGGGAAACTAATTTTTTGTTAGCCGAAGCTGCTGAAAAAGGATTCATTACAGCTAATGCAGAAACATTATACAATACTGGCGTTACACAAGCTTTTGAATATTGGAACACCAATTTACCTGCAACGTATTTAACTGTAAATGCAAATTATAACGCTGTAGGAAAATCACCTTTAGAACAAATTATCACTCAAAAATGGATTGCTTCTCTTATTAACGGATATGAAGGTTGGACAGAATATAGAAGAACAGGTTTTCCTGCTTTAAAAACAATATCTGCAAGTTTAAATAACGATTTAATTCCTGTTAGGATGCCATATCCTGCAGAAGCAGCATCCTTAAATATAGAGAATTATAAAGTGGCAGAAACAGCAACAAACGGAAACAGTCTAGACGTAAAAGTTTGGTGGAACGAATAG
- a CDS encoding SusC/RagA family TonB-linked outer membrane protein, whose protein sequence is MKHIYMWILLLFTSITFSQTTITGTITDKNTGKEIPYISISSSSKNGTTSNLDGFYSIAILEDDQFLTFSSLGYKTQRIKIENKTIIDIQLTELETSLNEIVVTALGVNRKTKELGYVVQEIKAKELSEVKTPNFLDNLSGKLAGVTISQGATGVGSSSKITIRGEASFSNNNPLFVVDGTPINNNTVFNFTNEAAAGFQEIDFGNGAMEVNPDDIESVTVLKGPSAAALYGTRASNGVIVIKTKDGSKKKGLGISMNSSITFDTAFRLPEFQNEYGQGQGGIFEYVDGLGGGTSDNITYSWGPKLDAGNLVAQFDSPVTLPNGTVVRGGDTALYNDLSITPTLFKSNPDNLKDFYQTGVTTINNISITDTFAGGSYRLSLTNLDSESIIPGVNLNRKTAALKMNFNPTEKTKIATSLNYVNSSSDNRPANGYGSENVNYSLVAWGPRSLDINNLKNYWQPGLEGLQQYSFNYTFFDNPYFILNENTNSFNRDRVFGNIAINHKFTDKLSVSLRSGMDYSSEKRIFKRNFSSNRFQNGAYAEHDVFYREINTDFLINYKDNFGVFSFDASFGGNRLDQTASTKQLQTTNLAQPGIFSLNNAASPIEAFQFDSKKRINSLYGIAKLGYKNYLYVDITGRNDWSSALATPFSVDGTSFFYPSISSSFIVSNYTKLPAIISFAKIRASIAQVGNDTNPYQTSGAFVSQTTFNGQPTFSDQDFIPNENLKPELTTSYEFGTDLRFFKDRLNIDFTYYNATTKDQIISLPIPISSGYNQQVVNGGEINTKGVEIILGGTPIKTSNFKWNTTFNFATNKSVITNLPQDDGRLTLAYSRIYDSANQTVWFQVEEGGQIGDLYGTGYQKNENGEFLLDDDGRFIADNDLVKIGNYNPDFTLGWNNSFKYKDWNASFLFDWRQGGEIVSRTRALGNVGGQLAETANRPTEGIIAQGVNVNTGQRNTVAVSAESYYRQFYDRNHEENNVYDASYLKLRQFSIGYTLNLNEGFLGLKNTSTMNFSFIGNNLFVITENPHFDPEQLAVQGNGFVSGVEDLSYASSRSLGFKVGFDF, encoded by the coding sequence ATGAAACACATTTACATGTGGATTTTGTTGCTGTTTACGAGCATCACTTTTTCACAAACAACAATTACAGGTACCATTACAGATAAAAATACAGGAAAAGAAATACCTTACATAAGTATCTCTTCATCATCCAAAAATGGTACAACTTCTAATTTAGACGGATTTTATTCTATTGCTATTTTAGAAGATGATCAGTTTTTAACTTTTAGTTCTTTAGGCTATAAAACCCAAAGGATAAAAATAGAAAATAAAACAATAATAGACATTCAACTTACTGAATTAGAAACTAGTTTAAATGAAATTGTTGTTACTGCTTTAGGTGTAAATAGAAAGACAAAAGAATTAGGTTATGTAGTTCAAGAAATAAAAGCCAAAGAATTATCCGAAGTAAAGACACCTAACTTTTTAGATAATTTATCGGGTAAATTAGCAGGTGTTACTATTTCTCAGGGAGCAACCGGAGTCGGTTCATCATCAAAAATAACCATTCGTGGAGAAGCTTCTTTCTCTAACAACAATCCGCTTTTTGTGGTTGATGGAACTCCGATAAACAACAACACTGTTTTTAACTTTACAAATGAAGCTGCTGCTGGTTTTCAAGAAATAGATTTTGGAAACGGTGCTATGGAAGTAAACCCAGATGATATTGAATCTGTAACTGTTTTAAAAGGACCAAGTGCTGCGGCTTTGTATGGTACGAGAGCTTCTAACGGAGTTATTGTGATTAAAACAAAAGACGGAAGCAAGAAAAAAGGATTAGGAATTAGTATGAATTCTTCTATTACGTTTGATACTGCTTTTCGTTTGCCAGAATTTCAAAATGAATACGGACAAGGGCAAGGTGGTATTTTTGAATATGTAGATGGTTTAGGTGGCGGAACAAGTGATAATATTACTTATTCTTGGGGGCCAAAATTAGACGCAGGAAACTTAGTTGCGCAATTTGATTCTCCTGTAACTTTACCAAACGGAACAGTAGTTCGTGGTGGAGATACTGCTTTATATAATGACCTATCGATTACTCCAACTTTATTTAAATCGAACCCAGATAATTTAAAAGATTTTTATCAAACAGGTGTTACAACCATTAATAATATATCTATTACAGATACTTTTGCTGGAGGTTCTTACAGATTATCATTAACCAATTTAGATAGCGAATCTATCATTCCGGGTGTAAATTTAAATAGAAAAACGGCGGCTTTAAAAATGAATTTTAATCCGACTGAAAAAACAAAAATTGCTACTTCTTTAAACTATGTAAATTCTAGTAGCGATAATAGACCAGCAAATGGTTATGGAAGCGAAAATGTAAATTATTCTTTGGTTGCTTGGGGACCAAGATCTTTAGATATTAATAACTTAAAAAACTATTGGCAACCAGGTTTAGAAGGTCTGCAACAATATTCTTTTAATTATACTTTTTTCGATAATCCGTATTTTATATTAAATGAAAACACCAACTCTTTTAACAGAGATCGTGTTTTTGGTAACATTGCTATCAATCATAAATTTACAGATAAACTAAGTGTTTCTTTACGTTCTGGAATGGATTATTCATCAGAAAAAAGAATCTTTAAACGTAATTTTAGCTCTAACCGTTTTCAAAACGGAGCGTATGCAGAACACGATGTTTTTTACAGAGAAATAAATACAGATTTCTTAATTAATTATAAAGACAATTTTGGCGTTTTTTCTTTTGATGCTTCTTTTGGAGGAAATAGATTAGACCAAACGGCATCCACAAAACAACTACAAACTACCAATTTAGCACAACCCGGAATTTTTAGTTTAAACAACGCTGCTTCTCCTATAGAAGCTTTTCAGTTTGATTCTAAAAAGAGAATTAACTCTTTATACGGAATTGCAAAACTGGGTTATAAAAACTATTTATATGTAGATATTACAGGAAGAAATGATTGGTCTAGTGCATTGGCAACTCCATTTTCTGTAGACGGCACATCCTTCTTTTATCCGTCTATTTCTTCTAGTTTTATTGTATCAAATTACACAAAATTACCAGCAATTATTTCTTTTGCTAAGATAAGAGCAAGTATTGCTCAGGTTGGTAATGACACAAATCCATATCAAACATCGGGTGCTTTTGTATCACAAACAACATTTAACGGACAACCTACTTTTAGTGATCAAGATTTTATTCCGAATGAAAATTTAAAACCAGAATTAACCACTTCGTATGAGTTTGGCACAGATCTTCGCTTCTTTAAAGACCGTTTAAATATCGATTTTACCTATTATAATGCAACAACTAAAGATCAAATTATTTCATTACCAATTCCTATTTCATCTGGTTACAACCAACAAGTTGTAAATGGCGGAGAAATAAACACAAAGGGTGTTGAAATTATTTTAGGAGGAACACCTATTAAAACATCTAATTTTAAATGGAATACTACTTTTAACTTTGCAACCAACAAGTCTGTTATTACTAATTTACCTCAAGATGATGGTCGTTTAACCTTAGCGTATAGTAGAATTTACGATAGCGCAAACCAAACTGTTTGGTTTCAAGTAGAAGAAGGCGGGCAAATTGGAGATTTATACGGAACAGGATATCAAAAAAATGAAAACGGAGAATTTCTTTTAGATGATGATGGCCGTTTTATTGCCGATAATGATTTGGTTAAAATTGGTAATTACAATCCAGATTTTACTTTAGGATGGAACAACTCATTTAAATACAAAGATTGGAACGCAAGCTTCTTATTTGATTGGAGACAAGGTGGTGAAATTGTTTCTAGAACACGTGCTTTAGGTAACGTTGGCGGTCAATTAGCAGAAACTGCAAACAGACCAACTGAAGGAATTATTGCACAAGGTGTAAATGTAAATACTGGCCAACGAAACACTGTTGCAGTTTCTGCAGAAAGTTATTACAGACAATTTTACGACAGAAATCACGAAGAAAACAATGTATATGATGCTTCTTATTTAAAGTTACGTCAGTTTTCTATTGGCTACACATTAAATTTGAACGAAGGTTTTTTAGGGTTAAAAAACACCTCTACAATGAACTTTTCTTTTATTGGAAATAACTTATTTGTAATTACCGAAAACCCACATTTTGACCCTGAACAATTAGCTGTTCAAGGAAATGGTTTTGTAAGTGGAGTTGAAGATTTAAGTTATGCTTCTAGCAGAAGTTTAGGTTTTAAAGTAGGTTTTGATTTTTAA
- a CDS encoding DUF2064 domain-containing protein, whose product MNKKTAILIFANSAEKEVERKSFLSADVFSALNAQTLKLVEKSGIAYFLISEKQQIGTSFGDRFSNAIQGVFNKGFDNVITIGNDTPHLKTHHLVDTLQQLETNNLVLGPSRDGGFYLMGIQKAHFDKESFIKLPWQTNRLHKSIANIATSKNLEIQFLELLNDIDSKEDIQFILDSFKAIPLSILKLLQKLFFAIKIAFFEADFSILKTSFSKNFNKGSPIIFA is encoded by the coding sequence ATGAATAAAAAAACTGCCATATTAATTTTTGCAAATTCTGCGGAAAAAGAAGTAGAAAGAAAATCGTTTCTTTCTGCGGATGTTTTTTCTGCACTAAATGCACAAACCTTAAAATTGGTAGAAAAATCTGGAATAGCATATTTTCTTATTTCAGAAAAACAACAAATAGGAACTTCTTTTGGAGACCGTTTTTCCAATGCTATTCAAGGTGTTTTTAACAAAGGTTTTGATAACGTAATTACCATTGGTAATGACACGCCACATTTAAAAACACACCATTTAGTTGATACTTTACAGCAACTTGAAACCAACAATTTAGTTTTAGGCCCTTCTAGAGATGGAGGTTTTTATTTAATGGGAATTCAAAAAGCTCATTTTGATAAAGAAAGTTTCATCAAATTACCTTGGCAAACCAATCGTTTGCACAAAAGTATTGCTAATATAGCAACTAGTAAAAATTTAGAAATTCAATTTTTAGAATTGCTAAATGATATTGACTCAAAGGAAGATATTCAATTTATCTTAGACAGCTTTAAAGCAATTCCTTTATCAATATTAAAACTTCTACAAAAATTATTCTTCGCAATTAAAATCGCTTTTTTTGAAGCTGATTTTTCAATATTAAAAACTTCATTTTCTAAGAACTTTAATAAAGGTTCACCAATTATTTTTGCGTAA
- the arsS gene encoding arsenosugar biosynthesis radical SAM (seleno)protein ArsS (Some members of this family are selenoproteins.): MATKSLKARNNDIANTSRQMEILSSGIFANGELPTFAAKIKETGHFPLRPKKLEILQINLGYMCNQVCEHCHVDAGPDRKEIMTKETMQQCLDVIKKTEAHTLDLTGGAPEMNPNFRWFVEEAAKAGIKDFIVRSNLTIIRANKKYYDLPQFFKKHGVHVVSSMPHWTRGKTDKQRGNGVFDKSIKALQELNAIGYGLEGSDLKLDLVYNPSGAFLPGDQMALQNDFKKALKSEFDIDFHQLFAITNLPISRFLDYLIASDNYEDYMHSLLDAYNPAAVENVMCTNTISISWDGWLFDCDFNQMLNLKVASKVKHISDYNEELLQDRNIIINQHCYGCTAGAGSSCQGVVA; the protein is encoded by the coding sequence ATGGCTACAAAATCATTAAAAGCAAGAAATAACGATATTGCAAATACGTCTCGTCAAATGGAAATTCTTTCTAGCGGAATTTTCGCAAACGGAGAACTACCAACATTTGCTGCAAAAATAAAAGAAACAGGTCATTTTCCTTTACGTCCTAAAAAATTAGAAATTCTACAAATAAACTTAGGCTACATGTGTAACCAAGTTTGCGAACATTGTCATGTAGATGCTGGTCCAGATCGTAAAGAGATCATGACCAAAGAAACCATGCAACAATGTTTAGATGTTATTAAAAAAACAGAAGCGCACACCTTAGATTTAACAGGTGGAGCGCCAGAAATGAACCCAAATTTTAGATGGTTTGTAGAGGAAGCTGCCAAAGCAGGAATTAAAGATTTTATTGTGCGTTCTAACTTAACAATTATTAGAGCTAACAAAAAATATTACGATTTACCCCAATTCTTTAAGAAACACGGAGTGCATGTGGTTTCTTCTATGCCGCACTGGACGCGTGGAAAAACAGATAAACAACGTGGAAATGGTGTTTTCGATAAATCGATAAAAGCATTGCAAGAATTAAATGCTATTGGTTATGGTTTAGAAGGTTCTGACTTAAAATTAGATTTAGTTTATAATCCTTCTGGCGCATTTTTACCTGGAGATCAGATGGCTTTACAGAACGATTTTAAAAAGGCTTTGAAATCTGAATTTGACATCGATTTTCATCAATTGTTTGCAATTACAAACTTACCAATTAGTCGCTTTTTAGATTATTTAATCGCATCAGATAATTATGAAGATTACATGCATTCTTTATTAGACGCATACAATCCGGCTGCTGTAGAAAATGTAATGTGTACAAATACAATTTCTATTAGTTGGGATGGTTGGTTATTTGATTGCGATTTTAACCAAATGCTAAATTTAAAAGTTGCTAGTAAAGTAAAACACATTTCTGATTATAACGAAGAGTTATTACAAGACAGAAATATTATTATAAACCAACATTGTTACGGATGTACTGCTGGCGCAGGAAGTAGCTGTCAAGGCGTTGTTGCGTAA
- a CDS encoding arsenosugar biosynthesis-associated peroxidase-like protein: MSKNYYDAADLRKFGKITEWNEELGNKFFDYYGKVFEEGALTAREKSLIALAVAHTEQCPYCIDAYTKDTLQRGITKEQMMEAIHVGAAIKSGATLVHGVQMMNKVNKLEM, from the coding sequence ATGTCTAAAAACTATTATGACGCAGCCGATTTAAGAAAATTCGGTAAAATTACAGAGTGGAACGAAGAGCTTGGAAACAAGTTCTTTGACTATTACGGAAAAGTTTTTGAAGAAGGCGCTTTAACGGCTCGTGAAAAATCTTTAATCGCTTTAGCTGTTGCCCATACAGAACAATGTCCTTACTGTATAGATGCCTATACAAAAGACACTTTACAACGCGGAATTACCAAAGAACAAATGATGGAAGCAATACATGTTGGAGCTGCAATTAAAAGTGGAGCAACTTTAGTTCATGGAGTTCAAATGATGAATAAAGTAAATAAACTTGAGATGTAA
- a CDS encoding DUF547 domain-containing protein — MKKILLTLVAIFTLSQVNAQTSIFNNLLQKHVTKSGVVDYKSLKSDEAKLDSYLSYLEKTTPASSWSENKQKAFWINAYNAYTIKIILENYPLKSITDIKQDGKTAWKIPFAKVGGKTYTLDHIEHNILRKNLFDARIHVGVNCASGSCPKLGNVAFTEQNIEATLDKLMKDFVNDTTRNKISANKVQISSIFDWFKVDFTKKGSVIDFLNKYATTKISPKAKISYLKYDWTLNGK; from the coding sequence ATGAAAAAAATACTTTTAACTTTAGTAGCTATTTTTACTTTATCGCAAGTAAATGCACAAACATCAATTTTTAACAACTTATTACAAAAACACGTTACCAAAAGTGGTGTTGTAGATTATAAATCATTAAAAAGCGATGAAGCTAAATTAGACAGCTACCTTTCTTATTTAGAAAAAACGACACCAGCGAGTTCTTGGTCAGAAAATAAACAAAAAGCTTTTTGGATTAATGCTTACAATGCATATACTATCAAAATAATTTTAGAAAACTATCCTCTAAAAAGCATTACAGACATTAAACAAGATGGAAAAACTGCTTGGAAAATTCCTTTTGCGAAAGTGGGCGGAAAAACATATACGTTAGATCATATCGAACACAATATTTTACGTAAAAACTTATTTGATGCAAGAATTCATGTGGGTGTAAATTGCGCTTCTGGCTCTTGCCCTAAATTAGGAAATGTAGCTTTTACAGAACAAAACATAGAAGCAACTTTAGACAAACTAATGAAAGACTTTGTGAACGATACTACTAGAAATAAAATCTCTGCTAATAAAGTTCAAATTTCTTCAATTTTCGATTGGTTTAAAGTAGATTTCACTAAAAAAGGTTCTGTTATCGACTTTTTAAATAAATACGCTACAACTAAAATTAGCCCAAAAGCTAAAATTAGTTACCTAAAATACGATTGGACTTTAAACGGAAAATAG